From the genome of Geminocystis herdmanii PCC 6308, one region includes:
- a CDS encoding vitamin K epoxide reductase family protein, with protein MIRRRRNLPWIQRQSRFIIGAIAIVGLILTIYLTLSKLGGAEIACTAGAGGCDSVLDSAYAYPFDPQGKTGPPLSILGSFAYLSMAIFALTPLFINPEKNKELRQKLEKSTWWLMVMGSFAMAAFSSYLMFVLAFKIQAVCPYCIGSALFSFSLLTLTIIGHEWEDMGQILFTGIAIALITLVSALGVYANVAPVITENPNIELPEGQKIPIPQAQTAPQPPLGWEITTTSGEAEIALAKHLAENNAVMYSAYWCPHCYDQKLLFGKEAFKEMAKVECDPKGVAPAPQKCIDAKVRAFPTWVIDGTIYEGVQSLEKLAELTGYTGNTDFKYGMR; from the coding sequence ATGATACGTCGTCGCCGTAACCTGCCTTGGATTCAACGTCAATCCCGATTTATTATCGGTGCGATCGCCATTGTGGGTTTAATTTTAACTATCTATTTAACTTTAAGTAAACTAGGAGGGGCTGAAATAGCCTGTACGGCTGGTGCTGGAGGCTGTGATAGCGTCTTAGACAGTGCCTATGCCTATCCATTTGATCCTCAAGGCAAAACAGGGCCTCCCCTAAGTATCTTAGGCTCATTTGCCTATTTGAGTATGGCAATTTTTGCTTTAACTCCTTTATTTATCAATCCAGAAAAAAACAAAGAATTAAGACAAAAATTAGAAAAGTCCACATGGTGGCTCATGGTAATGGGTAGCTTTGCTATGGCAGCCTTTAGCAGTTACTTAATGTTCGTTTTAGCCTTTAAAATTCAAGCTGTATGCCCTTATTGTATCGGGTCAGCATTATTTTCATTTAGTTTACTCACTTTAACGATTATTGGACACGAATGGGAAGATATGGGACAAATATTGTTTACGGGGATTGCGATCGCACTAATTACCTTGGTGAGTGCTTTGGGAGTTTATGCTAATGTAGCTCCAGTTATCACAGAAAACCCGAATATTGAATTACCAGAGGGGCAAAAAATCCCCATTCCTCAAGCTCAAACAGCACCTCAACCGCCTTTAGGATGGGAAATCACCACCACATCAGGGGAAGCCGAAATTGCTTTAGCGAAACACTTAGCGGAAAATAACGCCGTCATGTATTCAGCTTACTGGTGTCCTCATTGTTATGATCAAAAACTACTATTTGGGAAAGAAGCCTTTAAAGAAATGGCAAAAGTAGAATGTGATCCCAAAGGTGTTGCTCCTGCACCTCAAAAATGTATTGATGCCAAAGTGAGGGCTTTTCCCACATGGGTTATTGATGGTACTATCTATGAAGGGGTACAAAGTTTAGAAAAACTAGCAGAATTAACAGGTTATACAGGTAATACTGATTTTAAATACGGAATGCGCTAG